The Leishmania mexicana MHOM/GT/2001/U1103 complete genome, chromosome 25 genome contains the following window.
agaaagagaaggccACCAGCTCCGTCAAGGACAGCAGAAAACAGAGCGGCGCAGAGTTCAGAAAAAAGATTATGTTCTCGGAAAAAACGGGGGAAAAAAGCAGCCCGCGACATACAACAACAACGGGGAGTACGACAGCCCTCACCCAAAGCGGTAGCACAGAGGAGCTCAGAAGCCGATTGGGGCAATGGCTGGGGTGATAATCCGGCTACCACTTGCGGACGGACCGGCAAGGTAGACGGCACCGCCCGCCGCCATTCCCGGATACATGCCTTGCGCATAgccggcaccgctgtcgcGTTGCCTCACCGCGTAGCCGCTGCCCACTCTATTCATGTATGGGCCGTAGTCGGCGCCACCAAACATCGGAGCCGAGGCGGTAACCGAGCTCGCGGCTGACGTCccctgctgctcttgcgcaAGAATCATCTGGTGGTAGTACATGGACTGCatggcctgctgctgctgcacgttcagcgccaccgccgagtGTCGCAGCATGTCGTACGCCTCCTTGGCTGCCGGGGCGTTCGCGTATGCCACCTTCAGTTTCTTGCCGCCAATCTCAAACCGGTTCAAGCAGGATACGGCGTaggtggcggagaagaagaaTTGGTACTTCACAAACCCGTAGCCACGACTCTCGCCAGTGATTTTGTCGTAGATAATCTTAACACTCTCGATCCTGCCAAACTGGCCAAACAGCTCGTACACCTGCGCCTCATTCATCAGCGGTGGTAGGTAGTTGACAATCAAGTTGCGCAGCGCGTCAGGGTCGAACGCGTAGCCTCCAGAAGTGCTGCCCTCACCCGAGACAGGAGTAGCGATCGGCTCGGGCttgctctgctgcgccgggGTCGAGGCGGCACTCCCGTTCTGCGCGAATGACATAGTTCTCTTCAGGGCCCTTGTCGATGTGTGTGGCTGCGTATCTGCTACGGGGTGTCTGTCGGTctctcggtgtgtgtgtgtgtgtgtgtctgctgcaCCGAGTAGCGCAGGGAGGCGAAATTTTAAaaaaagacgaagaggaagaggaacGCGCACGATGAAGAAGCACCACTAGAGACAAGGAAAGCAAAGATGTGTTTACCTCTTCGAGGGGAGGTCTGGCTCTGCGACAGATGAGCTCCCACGGTGATTGGCCACCACACAGCGAAACCAAAAGACAGCGACACACAACGAAATGGCCGGACGCTATCTGCACGCGTGCGATGGTGAGCGATAGAAGGGGcagacaagaaaaaaaaaatacggATGTGCAAAGAAAAGACGCGAGGAAATCGGGATCACGCACAACCGCGGTACTGCACAAGTCGAGAAGAAAAAATCGAGAGTAAGGAGGACAATGTGGCGAGGGAtgaacgaggaggacgaaaCAGTCGAGCCGTGAAGAGGAGAAGTGATGAGGCGAagaaggggggtggggcgggggcaggagaggaggagaggatggAGGAAGGTAAGCAAGATACGTCCACCAAAGGTATAGATACACACCCACAAAAAAACCCGAAAGGAGTAAAGAAATGCAGCGAAGGGTGAAAAGAGAAGACAAACGACAGCAAGCAAGCACAAGCCAATTGGCAGCTGAGAAGGGCACCTTACAACAAAAAGATCGCGAGTCACGCACGCGGCAATATCGACAACACTGTTCCAcaactatatatatatatatatatgagtGCCTCGCTCTGTGTGTTAGTGTTCGTCGGCAAGAGCTGTTCGTCTCCCTCAGgcgccctctctccttgcGGCCTTTTTTTAGTTCTTCTTGCTATTATTATGTTTTCCTTTGCAAGTTGACGTTATCAGCTCACGCTGTAtgcgtgtctgcctgtgtgtacgtgtacgtgtgcgtgtgcgctgagGTGATTCCCTTTATTTAATCTACGAGCGCCGCTGTCAGCGATCCAAAACAAAGccagaaaaggaaaagaagaCAAGAGCAACACGAAGCGGAAGAAAAACGGAAGTCTCCAGAAATCACCGAAAGGGAGCAACGCAAAACAGTAGCCAACGGAACACCGAAGGGGGGGGAAAGATGTGCGCGccagagaggagaggaaagaCACGGacaacacagagagagcgagagagcggaagcgcagaggaggacgggAGGCGAGTACAAGGATGCCAAACAAGAAGAGGAGCTCTAAActacacgaaaaaaaaatgaagtTTGTTTTGTGTACACGATaagccgttgctgctgctgctcgccggcTTTCTTGCGTTGAATGGCGAAAAGCGGAAGTGGAAGAAGAATAGGGGGCGCGCGGCTCAGCGTCTTTTCGCTTTGTCTGCGGCTTCTCTCTTCGCTGGTCTGCGTCGGCAAtcgtccgctgctgctcgctgtCAGCCGTTTCCTGTCGTTCAAGTGAACAGGCAAGGCGAAACggaaacaacaaaaaaaagacagaGACCAGAAGACCACGAAGCGCCAACCATGCAAGCCACGCACACCGGCCGAGATCGAAAGCGTGGAAGCaagtagagagagagagatgtatacgtacgtgtgtgtatatataaTGTAAGAAATGCGAATGCTGGCTGATCTGCCGCCAAAGATGGTtgagctgctggaggagggaacgatgatgatgatgggtGTGAGAGGAGAGGTAGCggagtggggaggaggaggaggaggatgccgcTCAGCACGTCGATGCAACTGCTGGGCTGGTTCAGTCTCTGTGCGACGGGCAACTACCTGCGGTTGTACTGCATCGGCTACGCAGGCGAGAGCATTATCgcgaagctgcgccgcgccttGTACAGCGGCATCTTGCGGCAACCGGCAGCGTTTTTCGACTCCACAGAGAACCGCACCGGCGCGCTCGTGCAACGACTGTCCATGGACTGCAACGTTGTGGGCAGCTCCCTGACAGAGGCGGTGACAAACGGCAGCAAGAATCTACTGCAGACGATCGGCAGCATCACCGTGATGCTCTACTActcaccgctgctgacgAGCGTGATTGTGTGTATGATACCGCCGGTGGCCATCTTCGCCGGCTCGTACGGCCGTTACATTCGTAAGTTGCAGCACAACATGCAGGATGCCCTGGCCGACATNNNNNNNNNNNNNNNNNNNNNNNNNNNNNNNNNNNNNNNNNNNNNNNNNNNNNNNNNNNNNNNNNNNNNNNNNNNNNNNNNNNNNNNNNNNNNNNNNNNNATGATGATGGGTGTGAGAGGAGAGGTAGCggagtggggaggaggaggaggaggaggaggaggaggaggaggaggaggggggaatcgctcctctgcgcgtgcgtgggtcGGACAACGTTATGTTCTCGTGTTTGCTTGCGTGCGTCTTATATTTTGTTTAGTGAagtttctctgtgtgtgggtgtgggtgtgtattAGGCAAGACCAGCcactggaggaggaggaggaggaggtaggGCGCACCaaagtgaaaaaaaaaagagggcaACGAGAGTGCAGCACAGGACTGCTCGATAGACTCcagtgcgcgtgtctgtgttgGCGCGTCCTTCGCACACGATGCGCTCGATTTcctttctttgttttcttttttcgttttcttcttttctttttggcCACGTCAACTTGGAGTTTGGCGTCGCGTCTCCGATggctgcgcggcagcggtggcgggcgTGCGTCGCGAGGCGAAGCGCAACGACaagcaccacacacacacacacacacacacacagtctGTAAAGAGTGAGCGAGGAAGATGTGGGCGAGTGCGGAAGACCGTCCGGGTCCCAACGAGCGGCGTCGAGCGTGAGATGAAGCACTACGAAACAAAAGGGAGAAAGCAACAATTGCCTTCTTCAtttctttctcttttttGCTTCTGCTTTGGATTGCTTGTACAACAATGGAGTCGCTTGGGTGGACGGAAGCGGtaagagcgagcgagagacacAGACGGGGAAAGAGGACGGAGGGGTGTCACACTAACTAGCTAGCCACGTGAATCCTGGGGGGTGAGCGCTAAAGCTGAAAATGTGCGTAGAAGACATGAGGAGGAGAAGTGCTTGTGGGTGTTGACAGATGCTGGCGGGGTGTATCAGTGGAATTACGAGAGGAGCCAGCAACAGgcagcaagaggaggaggccgacgAAAGCGTTCaagacggtgctgcagccaGTCGGTCAGGAGCAGGGAGAGGTGCACATGTTGCTTGagtgcacgcatgcgcgcatgtgcgtgcgcgcgcttgcaGGAGATGGTGGCAGCTGCTAGGCACACAGGGAAAGCGGAAAGGCGGCACCTGCGTGCGCTCATGCTGTCCGCCatgggcacacgcacacgcagaaaCAGAGTCCCTCGGGCATCTGCGCACAAGGAAAAAAGAGAGCGCACGAGGAGATGCCGGTGGCTCTCCTGTTCGGCCGCGACACAAGCCTGCGCTCGGTCCACAGTGGTTTTCTCGCCACTGATAGCTCTTTACTTCTGTTTTCGTAAGAAAGCGCTGTATAACACGGAGGTAGTTAGGTGGAACAGAGAAGGAaagtgagagagaaggcatCGACGATAGAGAGGGGGAGGTCCGTATGCGCAGTGGTGTCTACCCCAAgtctctcccctctcgcccctccacacacacacagagagagggagtcaAGTGGCAGGCAAGCCACacagaagggggaggggaacgcGAGAAGGGGATATGGAGAGCAATGGTGCCGTCAACGAGCCTCAAGCACCACCCACGCCACAAGAGCCTAGGCCTACTCACGTCAGTAGACACCGCTCGTTAGAGCGTCATGCGCGCTCGGTGCCGCAGTGGCGCACTCCAACAGCGCGAACGAGGACTGGAAAAGTAGAGCGGGGGAGATGAGGGGGCTTACCAGTGTTCtctctgccgcacacacacacgtgcacgcacgcacaccacgccctctcctctgcccgcGCTTCCTTCTCTACACGCGCGGTAGAGGAATCCAGCGAGTTCACGCTCAACTAGAGCTGCcagtgggggaagggggatggGAGAGACATCCCACACTACCTCAACAACCTGCACTCACGACGTGCCGGCGCTTACCTGTGGTGTGGCAACGAGCCCCACGAGGTCGCAGAAGAGCTTGCTCTTGGACACCTCCGCGAAGGTGCCCTCAACAGCAACCTGGCCCTTGTCCAGTACGAGTATGTGGTCCGCCTTTCGGATCATGCTCAACTTGTGTGCAAACATGAGCACcgtgtgctgccgcttcgAGTCCTTCGACTCTTCGATCAGGCGCGAGATGGCGtcgtgcaccaccacctcactCTCGCTGTCGAGCGCAGACGTCGCCTCGTCCAGGATGGTGATACGCGGATTGTGCATCAGGGCACGCGCGATGGCgatgcgctgcttctgcccGCCAGACAGGCTGCGGCCGCTCTCGCCAACGAACGTGTCGTACCCGTCCGGTAGCGCGGAAATGAAGTCGTGCGCGTTGGCCTTCCGGGACGcctcgacgacggcagcgtaAAGCCAGCGATCGATTGGATCATCCCAGTTGCGGCCTGGAGTGCCGTAGGCGATGTTCTGTGCGATGGACCCGCCAAACAGCACCGGCTCCTGCCCAACGTAGCCAATGTGCTCGTGCAGCCAATGTGAGCTGATGTCGCGGAGGTCGTGTTCGCCAAGCTGCACAAAGCCGGCTGTCGGCTCGTATAGCTTCAGCAGCAACATGGCCAAGGACGACTTGccggagccgctgctgccgacaaCGCAAGTGCAGCGGGATGGCTCGATGGTGAGGCTCATGTTTCTGTAGATGAGCGCCTCCGGCCGCGTAGGGTAGGCGAAGGACACGCCCTTGAAAGTCACGCGCCAGTTGCACGTAATCGGCGTCAGCTGTTTGCATGCTGTGTGCTTCTGCCGCACTGCCTCGGCCTTGTCCAGGATGTCAAAGAGCCGCAGCGAGGCGCCGTAGCCTTTATTAATCTCGGTGGCCAGATTCGTCAACCCCATCAGCCCAATGCCGCAGTACACCGTATACAGCATAAAGGAGAAGAGAACGCCAGGGGTCAGATGGCCGGAGGTGACGAGCATCGAGCCGGCCCACATGATACAGTACATGGCACCATACCCCACCGTCTGCAGTGACGCAACGTAGACGGAGTTCCAGCGCACCATGCGCATGCTGAGATCGAAGACACGTTGGACGTTCTTGCTGTACCAGgactcctcctgcgcctcggtGCCGAAGGCCTTCACGGTGCGGATGTTCGACAGCCGCTcctcggcgacggtgcccATGTCGGCCAGGGCATCCTGCATGTTGTGCTGCAACTTACGAATGTAACGGCCGTACGAGCCGGCGAAGATGGCCACCGGCGGTATCATACACACAATCACGCTcgtcagcagcggtgagTAGTAGAGCATCACGGTGATGCTGCCGATCGTCTGCAGTAGATTCTTGCTGCCGTTTGTCACCGCCTCTGTCAGGGAGCTGCCCACAACGTTGCAGTCCATGGACAGTCGTTGCACGAGCGCGCCGGTGCGGTTCTCTGTGGAGTCGAAAAACGCTGCCGGTTGCCGCAAGATGCCGCTGTACaaggcgcggcgcagcttcgcGATAATGCTCTCGCCTGCGTAGCCGATGCAGTACAACCGCAGGTAGTTGCCCGTCGCACAGAGACTGAACCAGCCCAGCAGTTGCATCGACGTGCCGAGCGGCATCTGCCCTCTGCTTGCTTGGTCGATGAGCGCACCAAACCCGGCGGGAATGGCGAGTGTGGCCGCGCTGTAGATGCACACCCCCACCACGGCGCCGGCAATGTACGGCGCCTGGTCCCGAGCAGACCGCACATAGCGGGCAAAAGAGCCCTTCCGCGTTGCCGGCTCTGTCACATAGATGAGGCTTTTGCTTGCCGTGgggcgctgcgctggcgtAGCGTTGCCATAGTCAGTGCGCAGACGAATGTCGGAGGCGAGCCGCCGCACGCTTGTCAAGGCGGTACGCGAGACGGGCTGCCAGACAAGCCGCGAGGAGCTCCGCATCTCGGAGGTGAAGCAGGGAGAAGTGAAAGAAGGAGAGATGGCAGAAAATATGTGCTGAAAGCAAGAGAAAGcacgggagggggggctcGGCGAGAAGAGAAATCCGGAGAACGGGAGAGAGACGTcggctcgtgtgtgtgtgtgtgagtgtgtgaaGAAAAGCACGTGTGCAACTGAGACAGAGTTTCACGGAGATGAAAGCAGGCAGAAGAAGCCAACGAGAGATCGGCCTCTGCTGCTTCGATGATTGTGGTGGCTCaaagaggggggagcgcTATGCAAGCCgcgtgggggtgggggtgcacCAAGTGGATCCCCTCCGCCGTCCGCAATGTAGCAATAATGGCCAGACGACAGAGACGcgaaagagaggagggagaacgTGCACGGCACAG
Protein-coding sequences here:
- a CDS encoding putative RNA-binding protein is translated as MSFAQNGSAASTPAQQSKPEPIATPVSGEGSTSGGYAFDPDALRNLIVNYLPPLMNEAQVYELFGQFGRIESVKIIYDKITGESRGYGFVKYQFFFSATYAVSCLNRFEIGGKKLKVAYANAPAAKEAYDMLRHSAVALNVQQQQAMQSMYYHQMILAQEQQGTSAASSVTASAPMFGGADYGPYMNRVGSGYAVRQRDSGAGYAQGMYPGMAAGGAVYLAGPSASGSRIITPAIAPIGF
- a CDS encoding putative ABC transporter, whose product is MRSSSRLVWQPVSRTALTSVRRLASDIRLRTDYGNATPAQRPTASKSLIYVTEPATRKGSFARYVRSARDQAPYIAGAVVGVCIYSAATLAIPAGFGALIDQASRGQMPLGTSMQLLGWFSLCATGNYLRLYCIGYAGESIIAKLRRALYSGILRQPAAFFDSTENRTGALVQRLSMDCNVVGSSLTEAVTNGSKNLLQTIGSITVMLYYSPLLTSVIVCMIPPVAIFAGSYGRYIRKLQHNMQDALADMGTVAEERLSNIRTVKAFGTEAQEESWYSKNVQRVFDLSMRMVRWNSVYVASLQTVGYGAMYCIMWAGSMLVTSGHLTPGVLFSFMLYTVYCGIGLMGLTNLATEINKGYGASLRLFDILDKAEAVRQKHTACKQLTPITCNWRVTFKGVSFAYPTRPEALIYRNMSLTIEPSRCTCVVGSSGSGKSSLAMLLLKLYEPTAGFVQLGEHDLRDISSHWLHEHIGYVGQEPVLFGGSIAQNIAYGTPGRNWDDPIDRWLYAAVVEASRKANAHDFISALPDGYDTFVGESGRSLSGGQKQRIAIARALMHNPRITILDEATSALDSESEVVVHDAISRLIEESKDSKRQHTVLMFAHKLSMIRKADHILVLDKGQVAVEGTFAEVSKSKLFCDLVGLVATPQVSAGTS